In Methermicoccus shengliensis DSM 18856, a single genomic region encodes these proteins:
- the nadE gene encoding NAD(+) synthase — protein MDMEQFVERCTAWISQKVEQAHAEGVVVGMSGGVDSSVCAVLCKRAVGDRVLGLIMPLYSSQSDIEDALTISHKFGIATKTVRLEEPYMAMLDAMGARYSERSVECANLKARLRMCTLYYYANSLNLLVAGTSNKSELLMGYFTKYGDGAADILPIASLLKREVRELAAHLGIPEHIIHKPPSAGLWPGQTDEAELGITYEVIDAFIGGEHVSERHAACIREIMQKNAHKRELPPVFVP, from the coding sequence ATGGACATGGAGCAGTTTGTAGAAAGATGTACGGCATGGATATCTCAGAAGGTCGAACAGGCCCATGCCGAGGGTGTTGTGGTGGGGATGAGCGGGGGAGTGGACTCCTCGGTGTGTGCAGTGCTGTGCAAGAGGGCGGTTGGGGACCGCGTGCTTGGGCTGATCATGCCCCTGTACAGCTCCCAGTCCGACATCGAGGATGCCCTCACAATTTCACACAAGTTCGGTATAGCCACCAAGACTGTGCGCCTTGAAGAGCCCTACATGGCGATGCTCGATGCAATGGGGGCACGGTACTCGGAGAGAAGCGTGGAGTGCGCCAACCTGAAGGCTCGACTCAGGATGTGCACACTCTACTACTACGCTAACAGCCTCAACTTGCTCGTGGCTGGCACCTCCAACAAGAGCGAGCTGCTCATGGGCTACTTCACCAAGTACGGCGATGGTGCCGCAGACATACTGCCGATTGCAAGCCTGCTAAAAAGAGAGGTGAGGGAGCTGGCAGCTCACCTCGGTATCCCAGAGCACATCATCCACAAGCCCCCCTCTGCAGGTCTGTGGCCAGGTCAGACAGACGAGGCAGAGCTGGGCATCACGTATGAGGTGATAGACGCCTTCATAGGGGGTGAGCACGTGAGCGAGAGGCATGCAGCCTGCATCCGAGAGATTATGCAAAAGAACGCCCACAAGCGAGAGCTTCCACCAGTGTTTGTCCCTTAG
- a CDS encoding MBL fold metallo-hydrolase, whose amino-acid sequence MRLITVYDNEVYASELELKAGWGFSCLIEGKTTVLFDTGWDGNLLLSNMEHLGIDPSTIEVVVLSHGHWDHAGGLSTLLHVSNPRVYVPSSLSKRLIGELSNLAEVHEVSAEPLSIAEGVYSTGVLGDEVKEQALVLDGGIVLTGCAHPGVEAILERAGELMPVRGLVGGLHSFSQLHVLSGMSLLSPCHCTVHKARIAELYPEQYVRNGVGRVIELP is encoded by the coding sequence ATGAGACTAATCACGGTGTACGATAACGAGGTTTATGCCAGCGAGCTGGAACTGAAAGCGGGCTGGGGTTTTTCCTGCCTTATTGAGGGGAAGACCACGGTGCTCTTTGATACTGGCTGGGATGGCAATCTGCTGCTATCCAACATGGAGCACCTTGGAATTGACCCCAGTACTATAGAGGTTGTGGTGCTCTCCCACGGCCACTGGGACCATGCGGGAGGGCTCTCCACACTGCTTCACGTGTCCAATCCAAGGGTGTACGTGCCCTCAAGCCTCTCGAAAAGGCTCATTGGGGAGCTCTCAAATCTCGCAGAGGTGCACGAGGTGAGTGCTGAGCCCCTCAGCATAGCGGAGGGGGTGTACAGCACTGGAGTGCTGGGAGATGAGGTGAAGGAGCAGGCGCTGGTGCTGGACGGGGGCATCGTGCTCACGGGGTGTGCCCATCCCGGCGTGGAGGCAATCCTCGAGAGGGCTGGTGAGCTGATGCCCGTTCGAGGGCTCGTGGGCGGCCTGCACTCCTTCTCTCAGCTACATGTGCTATCTGGCATGAGCCTGCTCTCTCCATGCCACTGCACGGTGCACAAGGCAAGAATAGCCGAGCTCTACCCAGAGCAGTATGTGAGAAATGGGGTGGGCAGGGTAATAGAGCTCCCATGA
- a CDS encoding nicotinamide-nucleotide adenylyltransferase, whose protein sequence is MDTERAFYIGRFQPYHMGHHTVIGALSSEVDELIIGVGSAQRSHTVDDPFTAGERVMMISKALSEFSIPFYVIPIEDVEYNSLWTAHVRARVPTFSVVYSNNPLVGRLFEEAGIEVRALPMFRRDVYSGTEIRKRMLEGDSWEELVPACVAKLIHEIDGVGRIRRLAQTDTSMP, encoded by the coding sequence ATGGATACTGAGAGGGCGTTCTACATAGGGAGGTTTCAGCCATACCACATGGGACATCACACCGTGATAGGAGCACTGTCCTCTGAAGTGGACGAGCTTATCATAGGTGTGGGAAGTGCCCAGAGGTCGCACACGGTGGACGACCCGTTCACAGCTGGGGAGCGTGTGATGATGATTTCCAAGGCACTCTCAGAGTTTAGCATACCCTTCTACGTGATACCCATAGAGGATGTGGAGTACAACTCCCTGTGGACGGCCCATGTGCGAGCAAGGGTGCCCACCTTTTCTGTGGTGTACTCCAACAATCCCCTTGTGGGAAGGCTGTTCGAGGAGGCGGGTATTGAGGTCAGGGCGCTGCCAATGTTCAGGCGGGATGTGTACTCTGGTACAGAGATCAGAAAGAGGATGCTGGAGGGGGACAGCTGGGAGGAGCTAGTTCCAGCCTGCGTGGCCAAGCTCATTCACGAGATTGATGGGGTTGGCAGAATCCGCAGGCTGGCACAGACGGACACCTCCATGCCATGA
- a CDS encoding CBS domain-containing protein — MPLNIKVKNVMTKEVAYATVPGSRHEVLQILKTKHISGVPVVKDGKVVGIVTRTDLLKNPTEEQLAILMTRNPITISPDATIETAARLMSVHGVRRLPVVENGVLVGIITVTDLLGIIAENGFDESIKPYVAPSVVSVWDETPLPVVGMIMELADVKASPVLNSELELVGIVTDKDLIAASVVEDSLHQSDISAGSDEDAWTWESMRDTLKLYYSISRIKLPDRPVKEAMRDAPAVGINGSVVSEVARLMRRNGLEQLPVITAENRLKGIVRDSDVIRCLIKT, encoded by the coding sequence ATGCCCCTCAATATCAAGGTAAAGAATGTGATGACAAAAGAAGTGGCATATGCCACTGTGCCTGGATCGAGACACGAAGTGCTCCAGATACTCAAGACCAAGCACATCTCTGGCGTGCCCGTGGTAAAGGATGGCAAGGTGGTGGGTATCGTCACACGCACGGACCTTCTCAAAAACCCCACTGAGGAGCAGCTCGCAATCCTCATGACCAGAAACCCCATCACAATCTCTCCGGATGCCACCATAGAGACCGCTGCAAGGCTGATGAGCGTCCATGGAGTAAGGAGACTGCCGGTGGTGGAGAATGGTGTGCTCGTGGGCATCATAACAGTCACTGACCTGCTCGGGATAATAGCCGAGAACGGATTTGATGAGAGCATCAAGCCCTATGTTGCACCTTCCGTGGTCTCCGTCTGGGACGAGACCCCTCTTCCAGTGGTGGGAATGATAATGGAGCTCGCCGATGTTAAGGCGTCTCCAGTGCTCAACAGCGAGCTCGAACTCGTGGGGATTGTGACCGACAAAGACCTCATAGCAGCCAGTGTGGTGGAGGATAGCCTGCACCAGTCAGACATCTCGGCTGGCTCAGACGAGGATGCTTGGACATGGGAGAGCATGAGAGACACCCTCAAGCTGTACTATAGCATTTCCCGTATCAAGCTCCCAGACCGCCCAGTGAAGGAGGCGATGAGAGATGCCCCTGCCGTGGGCATAAACGGGAGCGTGGTGAGTGAGGTGGCCAGGCTCATGAGGCGAAACGGCCTCGAGCAGCTTCCCGTGATAACCGCCGAGAACAGGCTCAAGGGCATTGTTAGGGATAGCGATGTAATACGATGCCTCATAAAAACATGA
- a CDS encoding peptidylprolyl isomerase produces the protein MDLAIEEGDFVRITYTGKLEDGSVFDTTDEELAKSEGIYSENARYGGDVVVVGAGHVIKGLEEDMVGKEVGYEGSIVVPPEKGFGERSPELVKVYSITKFENPREGMRVNIDGNIGTITRIVGRRVRVDFNHPLAGKTLHYSYRIEEKVEDDVEKVKGLIALHIPEDLDVRIEDGTVRITVPEKLTFDLRWLRSKAWIARQILEKVGMEKVVFEEVYPAEAGEQREAGEQKHT, from the coding sequence ATGGATTTGGCGATTGAAGAGGGAGACTTCGTAAGGATTACCTATACTGGAAAGCTCGAGGATGGAAGTGTGTTCGACACAACCGATGAGGAGCTCGCAAAGAGCGAGGGAATCTACAGCGAGAATGCCAGATATGGTGGGGACGTAGTGGTAGTGGGTGCTGGACATGTGATAAAGGGACTTGAGGAGGACATGGTGGGCAAGGAGGTGGGATACGAGGGCAGTATCGTGGTGCCCCCAGAGAAGGGCTTTGGCGAGAGAAGCCCAGAGCTCGTGAAGGTATACTCCATAACGAAGTTTGAGAACCCAAGGGAAGGTATGCGGGTGAACATCGATGGCAACATCGGAACAATCACCCGCATCGTGGGAAGGAGGGTCAGGGTGGACTTCAACCACCCCCTCGCTGGAAAGACGCTCCACTACTCCTATCGCATCGAGGAAAAGGTGGAGGATGATGTGGAGAAGGTGAAGGGACTGATTGCTCTGCACATCCCCGAGGACCTCGACGTGAGAATTGAGGACGGCACGGTAAGGATAACAGTGCCAGAGAAGCTCACCTTTGATTTGAGATGGCTGAGGTCAAAGGCATGGATTGCCCGTCAGATACTCGAGAAGGTGGGGATGGAAAAGGTGGTCTTCGAGGAGGTGTATCCCGCGGAGGCGGGTGAACAGAGGGAGGCGGGCGAACAGAAACACACATAG
- a CDS encoding pyruvoyl-dependent arginine decarboxylase: MTHIVPSRVFYTSGMGRHEHRLMSFELALRNAGVHTLNLVGVSSVLPPRCTFISMDEGLRELEPGEVTFCVLSVSSSCKSSENVFACVACAHPADENTHGYFAEHHSHEEEDVGLAMARSIASQMYKSLNGREPSRLTHVHSAGKVERDGEYLTVVAMAVFVP, encoded by the coding sequence ATGACACACATCGTACCGAGTAGGGTGTTCTATACCTCTGGTATGGGAAGGCATGAGCACAGGCTGATGTCCTTCGAACTGGCGCTGAGGAATGCTGGCGTTCACACGCTGAACCTCGTGGGGGTCAGCTCGGTGCTCCCACCGCGATGTACCTTCATCTCGATGGATGAGGGGCTGAGGGAGCTCGAGCCTGGCGAGGTCACCTTCTGTGTGCTCTCTGTGAGCTCGTCGTGCAAAAGTAGCGAAAACGTGTTTGCGTGCGTGGCGTGTGCGCATCCGGCGGACGAGAATACGCATGGTTACTTTGCGGAGCACCACTCCCACGAGGAAGAGGACGTGGGATTGGCCATGGCCAGAAGTATTGCCTCGCAGATGTACAAAAGCCTTAATGGCAGGGAGCCAAGCCGACTAACGCATGTACACAGCGCAGGAAAGGTGGAGCGAGATGGAGAGTATCTCACAGTGGTGGCCATGGCGGTGTTTGTGCCATAG